One segment of Aulosira sp. FACHB-615 DNA contains the following:
- a CDS encoding LD-carboxypeptidase — protein MKSAIVPAPLKPGDLLRVIAPSGALREFDAFNQSIEIWRSHGYRVEISPNIEQSWGYLADKDEIRRHQLAAAWCDPDCRGILCARGGFGSTRILESWDWQSHSTTPKWLIGFSDITALLWSLFNVGISSVHAPVLTTFANEPDWSRERLLNWVARKQINSLKGRGWGGGVVSGILLPGNLTVATHLLGTPLQPDFTDVILAFEDVTEAPYRIDRMLTQWRLSGVLSKVRGIVLGGFTRCEPPANVPSFSVEEVLRDRLGDLGIPIISDLPFGHGEENAALPVGVEVILDGDQGILDVVGSR, from the coding sequence ATGAAATCAGCAATTGTACCTGCACCCTTAAAACCTGGAGACTTATTGCGTGTAATTGCGCCAAGTGGTGCTTTGCGAGAATTTGATGCTTTTAATCAGAGTATAGAAATTTGGCGATCGCACGGTTATCGTGTGGAAATTAGTCCGAATATTGAGCAAAGTTGGGGCTATCTCGCGGATAAAGACGAAATCCGCCGTCATCAACTAGCCGCAGCTTGGTGTGATCCTGATTGTCGTGGGATTCTCTGCGCTAGAGGTGGTTTTGGTAGCACCCGCATTTTAGAAAGTTGGGATTGGCAGAGTCACTCAACAACGCCAAAATGGTTAATTGGATTTTCGGATATTACGGCTTTGTTGTGGAGCTTGTTTAATGTCGGAATTTCTAGCGTTCATGCGCCTGTATTGACCACATTTGCTAATGAACCAGATTGGTCAAGAGAACGACTATTAAATTGGGTAGCCAGAAAACAGATAAACTCCCTTAAAGGCCGTGGTTGGGGTGGGGGAGTGGTATCGGGAATTTTGCTTCCGGGTAATTTGACAGTTGCAACTCATCTTTTAGGTACACCACTGCAACCTGATTTTACAGATGTGATTTTGGCTTTTGAAGATGTCACCGAAGCACCATATCGGATTGACCGGATGCTAACCCAGTGGCGATTGAGTGGAGTTTTATCTAAAGTGCGGGGAATAGTTCTAGGCGGCTTCACTCGCTGCGAACCTCCCGCCAATGTCCCTAGCTTTAGTGTGGAAGAAGTATTGCGTGATCGCTTGGGTGATTTAGGCATTCCCATTATCTCAGATTTACCCTTTGGTCACGGCGAAGAAAATGCAGCTTTACCAGTGGGTGTAGAAGTCATATTAGACGGCGATCAAGGAATATTGGATGTTGTAGGGAGTAGATAG
- a CDS encoding ATP-binding protein, which produces MLAIHSMTNTHELNLRLESTLQELPMWQIQVELDCPGDELIRLFSQEPLLPGIILTKNQSFRGMISRQKFFENMSRPYSFGLFSRRPIENLYNFLQPDLLMIPGETTVVEATQKALQRSLHIAYEPILVAATSEKYGLIDFHQLLLAYSQIYALTLTHLQFAEEQSQLAKAGFQDLQNNYTRLLQNEKMAALGQLVAGIAHEINNPINFIAGNLVHAVGYTQDLLELICLYQQKYPEPAKKIKHKISDIDLEYIASDFPNLLVSMKLGCDRIRQIVQSLRNFSRLDEAEKKIVDIHEGIDSTLLILSSRLKEEINGKQISIIKEYGQIPPIECYAGLLNQVFMNILSNAIDAIQEAIVKNSELNSHNSSLLNKPAIWIRTELTDDHQVNIRIIDNGTGIPEEIQKHLFDPFFTTKPVGKGTGLGLSISYQIVVEKHGGQLQCLSTIGKGTEFIIQIPVRLSSDVKHNI; this is translated from the coding sequence ATGCTTGCTATACATAGCATGACAAATACTCATGAGCTTAATCTGCGATTAGAGTCAACCTTGCAAGAATTACCAATGTGGCAAATTCAGGTTGAATTAGATTGTCCTGGAGATGAGCTAATTAGACTTTTTAGTCAAGAACCTTTACTTCCAGGGATTATTTTGACTAAAAACCAAAGTTTTCGAGGCATGATTTCGCGGCAAAAGTTTTTTGAGAATATGAGCCGTCCCTATAGTTTTGGATTATTTTCGCGCCGACCAATTGAAAATTTATATAACTTTCTTCAGCCAGATTTATTAATGATTCCTGGAGAAACGACAGTTGTAGAAGCGACTCAGAAAGCATTACAAAGATCCTTACACATTGCTTATGAACCAATTCTAGTAGCAGCTACATCAGAAAAGTATGGTCTTATTGATTTTCATCAATTACTTTTAGCCTATTCTCAAATTTATGCCTTAACTTTAACTCATCTCCAGTTTGCGGAGGAACAATCACAACTTGCTAAAGCTGGTTTTCAAGATTTGCAAAATAACTATACTCGTTTATTGCAAAATGAAAAAATGGCAGCATTAGGACAATTAGTAGCTGGTATCGCTCACGAAATTAACAATCCTATCAACTTTATTGCAGGCAATCTTGTTCATGCTGTTGGTTATACTCAAGATTTACTGGAACTAATTTGTTTGTATCAACAAAAGTATCCAGAGCCAGCCAAAAAAATTAAACATAAGATTTCCGATATAGATTTAGAGTATATTGCATCTGATTTTCCAAATTTGTTGGTATCAATGAAATTAGGTTGCGATCGCATTCGGCAAATTGTCCAATCTTTACGCAATTTTTCTCGCCTTGATGAAGCTGAGAAAAAAATAGTTGATATTCATGAAGGGATTGATAGTACACTGTTAATTTTATCTAGTCGCCTCAAAGAAGAAATCAATGGTAAACAAATTAGCATTATCAAAGAGTATGGTCAAATTCCACCCATAGAGTGTTACGCTGGACTACTCAATCAGGTTTTTATGAATATTTTGTCTAATGCTATTGATGCAATACAAGAGGCAATTGTCAAAAATTCAGAATTAAATTCTCACAATTCTAGCTTATTAAACAAACCAGCTATTTGGATTCGTACAGAATTGACTGATGATCATCAAGTCAACATTCGGATAATTGATAATGGTACAGGGATTCCTGAAGAAATCCAAAAACATTTATTCGACCCATTTTTTACGACTAAACCAGTTGGTAAAGGTACAGGTTTAGGATTATCGATTAGCTACCAAATTGTTGTGGAAAAGCATGGTGGACAATTACAGTGTTTATCTACAATAGGCAAAGGAACTGAATTTATCATTCAAATCCCTGTACGACTGTCATCAGATGTGAAACATAACATATAG
- a CDS encoding rhodanese-related sulfurtransferase, which translates to MNQENTQIVAAFYKFVSLPDFAEKQEPLLSFCSAQGIKGTILLAAEGINGTIAGSRQGIDAVFAYLGSDRRLADLEYKESYAQNPPFERMKVRLKSEIVTLGLPEVDPNQQVGIYVTPAEWNELISDPEVTVIDTRNDYEVRIGTFQGAENPHTQSFREFPEYVQHHLDPNQHKKVALFCTGGIRCEKASSFMLAQGFSEVYHLKGGILKYLEEIPATESLWEGECFVFDERVAVSHGLEIGSHELCFCCGHPISDKDKASPQYEEGISCPYCFEQLTEEKRVRQQEKWRQYQLLQAKDDVC; encoded by the coding sequence ATGAACCAAGAAAATACCCAAATTGTTGCAGCATTTTATAAATTTGTCAGTTTGCCTGACTTTGCCGAGAAACAAGAACCCTTACTGTCTTTCTGTTCAGCACAAGGTATTAAAGGGACAATTTTGTTAGCAGCAGAAGGTATCAACGGCACAATTGCGGGTTCGCGTCAAGGAATTGATGCTGTTTTTGCCTATCTAGGTAGCGATCGCCGTTTAGCAGATTTAGAATACAAAGAATCTTACGCTCAAAACCCACCTTTTGAACGAATGAAGGTGCGTTTAAAGTCGGAAATTGTAACTTTAGGTTTGCCAGAAGTTGACCCCAATCAACAAGTAGGTATTTACGTCACTCCAGCCGAATGGAATGAATTAATTTCTGACCCAGAAGTGACAGTAATTGATACGCGCAACGATTATGAAGTCAGAATTGGAACTTTTCAAGGCGCGGAGAACCCCCACACACAATCTTTTCGAGAGTTCCCAGAATATGTCCAGCATCACCTCGACCCAAATCAACACAAAAAAGTAGCTTTGTTTTGTACGGGGGGGATTCGCTGCGAAAAAGCTTCGTCTTTTATGCTTGCTCAAGGATTTAGCGAAGTTTATCACCTCAAAGGTGGCATTTTAAAATACTTAGAAGAAATTCCCGCCACCGAAAGCTTATGGGAAGGTGAATGCTTTGTCTTTGATGAGCGAGTAGCTGTGAGTCATGGTTTGGAAATTGGTAGCCATGAATTGTGCTTTTGTTGTGGACATCCAATTTCTGACAAAGATAAAGCCTCGCCTCAGTATGAAGAGGGTATTTCTTGTCCCTACTGTTTTGAGCAACTAACGGAAGAAAAACGAGTCCGTCAACAAGAAAAATGGCGACAGTATCAACTTCTGCAAGCTAAGGATGATGTTTGTTGA
- a CDS encoding DUF2141 domain-containing protein — protein sequence MSKKLKVSLVVLAALGNLALPLMARASFNGNLTVEIDGLKNTEGQVCASIFASSQGFPSDRDRVLERQCTKITEKSVTITFSNLKAGNYAVAVMHDENNDFTVNRSDIGFPLEGFGFSQNPEIRNRAPKFDEAAVLVAGANTDIKIYLKYL from the coding sequence ATGAGCAAAAAATTGAAAGTTAGCCTCGTCGTGCTTGCAGCTTTGGGAAATTTGGCTTTGCCATTGATGGCTAGGGCTAGTTTTAACGGGAATCTCACTGTAGAAATTGATGGCTTAAAAAATACAGAGGGGCAAGTTTGCGCCAGTATATTTGCCAGTAGTCAAGGATTTCCGAGCGATCGCGATCGCGTTTTAGAAAGACAATGTACTAAAATCACAGAAAAATCTGTCACCATCACTTTTAGCAACTTAAAAGCAGGTAACTATGCCGTCGCTGTGATGCACGATGAAAATAACGATTTTACTGTAAATCGCAGTGACATAGGTTTTCCCCTGGAAGGTTTTGGATTTTCGCAAAACCCAGAAATTCGTAATCGAGCGCCCAAATTTGATGAAGCGGCGGTTCTAGTTGCAGGTGCGAATACAGATATCAAAATTTATCTGAAATATTTATAA
- a CDS encoding peptidoglycan-binding protein, which produces MRRCPSSILVFIWLTSLGFYPNRPSTATSNPTYPKIAQFNSPQPTKQAVLTLGSQGLEVQKLQSQLQGLGLYKGAIDGAYGSSTQLAVSQFQKTKVLKRTDGVADQTTQMSLKYATVSQNPFPTSPIVASPTPDTQPKPPAKSKKKDFIWWSLLGVGIFGSLGLLLFFLKRLRQSKQAQLPEDSPLPALSPADEESVPEPPPELESSTTTPETTAPETTSAVPAAIIPVEKTSRLAKLNIVDELIKDLHSSDPTKRRKAIWDLGQQGDSRAIQPLVDLMIDADSQQRSLILAALSEISTRVLKPINRALAVSLQDDSPQVRQNAIRDLTRVYDTMAQMSQILSHALEDPDAEVQATAKYALTQMKRMRGLAVQPNLPEDVPKDSGKSGL; this is translated from the coding sequence ATGAGGCGATGTCCTTCCTCTATCCTGGTATTCATCTGGTTGACTAGTCTGGGTTTTTACCCCAACCGTCCAAGTACAGCCACATCTAACCCTACATACCCAAAAATTGCCCAATTCAATTCCCCTCAGCCCACCAAGCAGGCGGTTTTGACACTGGGTAGTCAGGGGCTGGAAGTACAAAAATTACAATCTCAATTGCAAGGTTTAGGGCTTTACAAAGGGGCGATAGATGGAGCTTACGGTTCTAGTACCCAACTGGCTGTATCTCAATTTCAAAAAACCAAGGTTTTAAAAAGAACAGATGGCGTTGCTGACCAAACAACTCAGATGAGTCTGAAATATGCCACTGTTTCACAAAATCCGTTTCCCACTTCGCCAATTGTGGCATCACCCACCCCAGATACTCAACCTAAGCCTCCAGCCAAGTCCAAGAAAAAAGATTTTATTTGGTGGTCATTGCTCGGAGTGGGAATTTTTGGCAGTCTTGGGTTACTGCTGTTTTTCTTAAAAAGGTTGCGTCAGTCCAAGCAAGCCCAACTACCAGAAGACTCTCCACTACCCGCCTTGAGTCCAGCAGATGAAGAGTCAGTTCCTGAACCACCGCCAGAATTGGAAAGCTCAACAACTACTCCAGAAACTACCGCACCAGAAACGACATCAGCAGTACCAGCAGCAATTATCCCAGTCGAAAAAACTTCTCGTTTAGCCAAGCTGAATATTGTTGATGAATTAATTAAAGATTTACACAGCAGCGACCCAACCAAGCGGCGCAAAGCAATTTGGGACTTAGGACAGCAAGGTGATTCTCGCGCTATTCAACCTTTAGTAGACTTAATGATTGATGCTGACTCTCAGCAACGCAGCTTAATTTTGGCGGCGTTGTCCGAAATTAGCACCCGTGTTCTTAAACCAATTAACCGGGCTTTGGCTGTCTCTTTGCAAGATGACAGTCCCCAAGTAAGACAAAACGCCATCCGTGACTTAACCCGTGTCTACGATACGATGGCGCAAATGAGTCAGATATTAAGCCACGCTCTCGAAGATCCAGATGCAGAAGTACAAGCAACCGCAAAGTATGCGTTAACTCAGATGAAGCGAATGCGTGGCTTGGCGGTTCAACCAAATCTACCAGAAGATGTTCCAAAAGATTCTGGGAAATCAGGCTTATAA